The Kluyvera intermedia genome includes the window CACCCACACGTCACGATCTTCCACATCCACCAGCGCGGGATTATTGGGGAAGGTCGGCCAGAAGCGTTCCGGGGTGAGCTTGATGGAAACGGAGACACTTTCCGGCAATGTGCGGATAGCTTCCATCACATTACGGATATCGTGGTTGCCGGCTGGGAAGGCACGCAGCACCAGATGTTTATTTTCCTTCATCACCGCACGCGCCATGGCGTTAAAACATTGGGTGTAGCGTGACAGGCTGCGGGGGTCGATATGCGGCGAAGGATCGTCCTGCCCGGTCAACTCCCAGTTAGGGCGCGAGATGGGCAACAAGCCGTCGGTATTGGAGAGCGCCACCAGCAGCCCGCTCATGGCGGGAATTTGCTGGCACAGCAGGGTTAGTTTATCCGCCAGATACTGGCACCAGAATTCAGTGTCAAAACGAATGCTGCCGTCTTTATCAATCAACTGGGGATGCGCCGCCAGCAGGTCGGCCGGGAAGCTGAGTTCTTTGGCTTGCAGGTAGAATTTCAGCCCGTGTTTCTGGCAGTAACCCGCCAGACGGTTGAGGTAGACGCAGCGGGCGCGCTGCTGGCTGGAGAGGCGATCGTTGTACTGATGCGGCGTATAACCTTTGGGGGAAACCAGTTTGTCGAACAGATCGACCTGGCCTACCACCACGGTATTAAAATCATGGCGAGCGGCCCATTGCACCAACTCACAGGCTTTGTCCCAGTTCCAGAACTCCTGATTATTCAGTTCCAGCGCACGCGTCTTCCACATTCTTTCTCTCCCTCACGCCACCACGGCGAGCGGCTATTGTAAGCACAGTTAGGGGAGAACAATCAGCGTCTGTAAGTGCGCTACTTCACAATAAAGCGCGTTGGGGCAAAACAGTTGAGCAGACGATGAAGGATAAATACCATCGTCAGGGTCACCAGCAGCGAGACGGTGACGGAGGTCGCACGGTAGAGATCGCTGAACACCAGATCGCCATCCGGCTGGAGGTTCTGGCCGAACATAATGCCGATGGTGGTAATACTGGCAAAACCGACGCCAGCCCCCACTTTTTCCATCACGTGCAGCCGAGCGCTAAATGCCAGCCCCAGGCCGATAAGCGGCATCATCAACAGCATGTGGCTACTGTGATCGTAGAGGATCAACTGCACCACCAGAATATAGACGCAGGCTAATACCACGCCGACCACGCGCCAGATCGAGCTAATCACCGCGCCACGATAATGCATCGGGAAGAGGATCAGGATCCCGGCCATCAGCGCTGACAGGGAGTCACTGAGATCGCTTATCTGGAAAATGACAAAGATGATCGTCGCCACCGTGCCGGAGAGCAACGATTCATGGCGTACCCGGGCGTCGTCTTTTTCGATCAGCGGCGGCGGCTTACGCGGTTCAACATCCGGGATCAGGTAGTGCAGCAGCGCACTCAGCGCTACCGCCATGATGCTGGCCTCGATATTGGAGAATAATAGCGTGTGCCAGTTCGTCGTCGGGTAGCTCATAAAGTTGAGCATCACGCTTTGGCACACCACGCCCATCGAGCCGAATAAGAACAGCGGCCCTTTGCTCATAAAACGAAAACGCATGACGTAAAGCGCAAATACCACTGCCGTCATAATCACCGGCCATTGGCTGAGATAACCGATGATAAGCACCATTTCGACGCAGTTAAGCGCAGCGCTGAAGATGAATTGTTTGGCAACATGGCGGTTAAATACCGGCACCAAAGACATCAGCATCAGCGGATAAACCACAAAAAAGACGCCGTAGTGGGTGTCGTAAAACGTCGAGATGCTCAGAGCGATCGTCCCGGCGATAGAAATGCGCAAGGTCTGACGGAAATCATTCGCCGTGTAGACGATATTGCCGTGAGGGGTAAAGACCTGCGCGAGGGTGTTAATAGACATAGTGCAACCAGCTAATCAGGTGGATCTGTAGCCCAGAGAAGAAGCGGGCGAACGGCCCTTCGCTGTTATAAAGCTGCACCGTCGCGCGAGCACCGGTCGGCAGCGTTTTCTCCAGCGGCTCATTTAACGCCACGTGAATGCGCATACGCTGGGCATCGCGCACCCAGCGGGTGGATTGCTCGGGCTGCGACAGTTGACCATTCACCGCTTCCTGTCCGGCGAGGATCCCGGCATCACTGCTGGTGACTTTTGCCGCGAAGACTTTGCCCGGAAACGCATCGAACACCACCGCGGCATCAGTGCCTTGTCTGGTGTGGCGTAAGCTTTTTTCACGGAAATCGGCCACGATATCCGTCTGTTGATTTACGACCGCCATCACCGCGCTACCCGCAGCCGCATACAGGCCAGGGCTCAGTTGCAGGTTGCTGACGGTGCCGTCTGCTTCAGCGCGGATCTTCGTCCAGCCGAGGTTTAGCTGCGCTTCTTGCAGCGTGGTTTGCTGCTGCTGGAGGGTGACGTTGCGATTGTCGTCGCGCTCACCGCGCTGAATTTGCAGGTTATGAATCGAGGCGTGCAGCGCCGTCACGGATTGTTCGCTGGTCTGCCAGGTAGTGCGCACTTTATCCAGATCGGCCTGGGAGACATTCTGCATACTGCTTAATCGCTGGTAGCGATCGTAGGTAACCCGGTCGTTACGCGCGGTCAGCTGCGCGGTTTTCAGGTTGGCCTGCGCCGCCGATATTTGGGCGTCGAGCTGCTGGTTACTGAGCTTCGCCTGCGCCAATGCCAGCGTTGCAGCATCAACTTTATTCTGGAACGGCGTTGGGTCGAGTTCATACAGCAGGTCGCCTTTCTTGACCTGGCTATTGTTATGCACGTAGACCTGCGACACGTAGCCGGAAACGCGCGAGGAAATCGGCGTCACGACACGCATCACCGTGGAGTCCGGCGTCAGCGGGATCCAAATATCGGCAATGATAAAATAGGCAAACATCAGCAGGAAAGAGGCAATACTGACCCTTACCCAGCGGGCAAATTTTTGTTCTGGCGTCATCATGGTGTTATTCGGTTTTATTATTCTCGTCGCGGATAATCCGCAGATTGCAGGCAATGTGATTCAGGGTGTCGCTAAACTTTGCGATGTCATCGGCGGGGATGCCGTGGGACACCTGGGTCTGGAAGTCTTCAATCACCTGGGTCAGCGTCTGGAGCACCGCCCGACCTTCGTCGGTGAGCGTCAGCAGGCGAGTGCGTTTGTCATAGGGTGATACCGAACGCAGCAGATAGCCCTGTTGCTCCAGTAGCGTCAGCGTGCGCATCAGCGGCGGCAGTTCAATGCCTTGCATCTCCGCCAGTTCGCTGACAGAGACGTTATCGCCAAGCTCGTTAAGCTGCATCAGCACCGTCCAGCTTGATTGCGTGAGGCCGGTATCAGTGATCGCATGATCGATAATGGATCGCCATTGGCGCACAACCATCGCCATACGCATCCCCATTGGGCGGCGGGCAAACAGTTCATCTTCGGTCATGGCTACCTCCGGTCATTACGTATCACTACGATAATACTTACCATGATAAGTATCAAGGAACGAAATAGGTAAACCGCATGGATTGTGCAATGGCCCTATTTTACGGCGAGGTATTCCACATCCATTGATACACAGTCAACGAAGCCGATGCGCGCCAGCGTTTTAATGGGTCCTTTAGCGACAAACGGCACACGATAATCATCATCTTCAATGGTAACTTCGCCGAAAATAAGCTCTGGCGTCAGGGTGCCGAGGGTGTTTTTTTCACGATACCAATGAGGAAATCGGCCGCGTAAATAGTCATCTTTCACGCGGAGCAGCGCTTTGCGTGATAAATCCGGGCGACAAGCTGAAGTGGTATCGGGGTAGGCTTCATGGACCATAAAAATTGCCGTGATCCCCGCAGTCAGCAGACTACAAAATAGTGCAGTCACTAATATTGTTTTTTTCATGCTGAGCATCGGTTGGTTAAGTGAACGGGCGATGAGGTGTGTATTCATTCTAGAAACACAGTAAATGATGTAAAGCAACGCATTGGTATTGTTGAGTAAATTTCAAATAAATCGCTCAACGTAAAAGATGACTACCCCGCCGTTAAACGTAGTTTTTACGATCAATCGCTGAGTTTTTTATCAGTAGACAGGATGGGCGTTTTAGTGGCAGGATAAAAAGATGAACACAAACGTGACCGTCCACCGCTCCAATCGTTGGTGGCTGCCTGATTAACAGGCGGCAGGGTTAACGTTACCTATTTTTCAAAGCCGCCGAAAGGCGGCTTTGTTGTTTCTCAGTGGCGTCTTTCGGCTCAGTGCATTACAAGGAGTCACTGATGAACACCACTCATACCATCCTGACCGGCGACCGTCCTACCGGCCAGTTGCATCTCGGCCACTTTGTCGGTTCCCTGCGCCAGCGCGTGCAGCTTCAGCAAGAACATCAACAATTTATCCTAATTGCCGATTTGCAGGGGCTGACGGATAACGGCAGTAATCCGCAAAAAATCAGCCACAATATTCTCGAAGTGATGGCCGACTATCTGGCCGTCGGTATCGACCCAGAGCGCACGACAATCTGCCTACAATCTGCCTTGCCCGCGCTAGCTGAGCTAACGGCGCTGTATATGAATATTGTCACCGTCGCCCGAGTCGAACGAAATCCAACGGTCAAAAATGAGATTGCGCAGAAAGGTTTTTCCCGCGCGTTGCCGGTCGGGTTTATGGCGTACCCGATAAGCCAGGCGGCGGATATCACCGCGTTTAATGCCGATCTGGTGCCAGTGGGCGACGATCAGTTGCCGATGATCGAGCAAACCAACGAGATTGTGCACAAAATGAATAGCCTGACGACCACGCCGGTCCTGCGTCACTGCAAAGCGCAACTCAGCGATGTGAGCCGCCTGCCAGGTATCGATGGCGGTGCAAAAATGTCGAAGTCTTTGGGTAATACGCTGACGCTTTCCGCCAGCGAAACGGAAATTCATCAGGCGGTGAGCGCCATGTACACCGACCCAAACCACCTGCGCGTTGCCGACCCGGGGCAAATTGAAGGCAATGTGGTCTTCACTTACCTGGATGCCCTCCATCCCGATAAGGCCCTCGTCGCAGAAATGAAAGCGCACTACCAGCGCGGCGGGCTGGGTGACCGGCAGTGTAAGAACGTGCTGGAGGCCTGTTTACAGGAATTGCTGGCGCCGATACGCGAGCGGCGTGCCACGTTTATTCAGGATAAAGGCCAGTTAATGGCAATGCTGCGTGAGGGCAGCGAACGTGCGCATACGCTAACCCAGCAGACGCTGCATGCCGTGAAACGCGGGCTGGGGCTGCCGGTATTGTTCTGAGTTTTTCCGGGCATCCACCAGTGGGATGCCCTCCTCACTGCTTTGATTTTTCGTGTTAAGGCCTTTGCAAGACCCTGTTACAAGTATGGACATAAACCATGTCGGTGTTAGTATTGCATTGACGGTAGCTATATATATGCGTGTTTCATTTCCGGCCAGGATTGCTGATGATGACCACATGAGTAGCACTTTTCACAGCATCCTCCCCTCTCTCCAGAACGAAACGCGCGCCACTTAGCATAGGGAACAAAGCGGGTAGCGTATGGACAAAATCAAACGGCATTGGGCCTGGTATCTCATAAGTCTGGTGGTGGTGATTGCCGCCGCAGCATGGTGGATGTTACGTCCACAGGGGTTGCCGGACGGATTCGCCAGCAGCAACGGCAGAATTGAAGCCACCGAAGTGGATATCGCAACCAAAACCGCCGGTCGCATCGAGCGTATTCTGGTTAGCGAAGGACAGTTTGTCCGCCAGGGCGATGTTCTGGCACAAATGGACACCCGCGTGCTGAACGAGCAGCGTCTGGAAGCCGCCGCGCAAATCAAAGAAGCGCATAGCGCCGTAGCCGCTGCCAGAGCGTTACTGGAGCAGCGTCAAAGTGAAATGCGTGCCACCGAGTCAGTGGTGAAACAGCGCCAGGCCGAGTTGAACTCAACCTCTAAACGCCATGCCCGCTCCAGCACGCTGTCACAACGCGGAGCCGTCTCCGCCCAGCAGTTAGATGACGATCGTGCAGCCGCTGAAAGTGGCCGGGCTGCACTCGAATCTGCTCGGGCGCAGGTTTCGGCCGCCAAAGCGGCGATTGAAGCGGCTCGCACCAGCATTATTCAGGCACAAACTCGGGTGGAAGCTGCCGAAGCAACCGAACGACGCATTA containing:
- a CDS encoding DUF2955 domain-containing protein, producing the protein MSINTLAQVFTPHGNIVYTANDFRQTLRISIAGTIALSISTFYDTHYGVFFVVYPLMLMSLVPVFNRHVAKQFIFSAALNCVEMVLIIGYLSQWPVIMTAVVFALYVMRFRFMSKGPLFLFGSMGVVCQSVMLNFMSYPTTNWHTLLFSNIEASIMAVALSALLHYLIPDVEPRKPPPLIEKDDARVRHESLLSGTVATIIFVIFQISDLSDSLSALMAGILILFPMHYRGAVISSIWRVVGVVLACVYILVVQLILYDHSSHMLLMMPLIGLGLAFSARLHVMEKVGAGVGFASITTIGIMFGQNLQPDGDLVFSDLYRATSVTVSLLVTLTMVFILHRLLNCFAPTRFIVK
- a CDS encoding HlyD family secretion protein; the encoded protein is MMTPEQKFARWVRVSIASFLLMFAYFIIADIWIPLTPDSTVMRVVTPISSRVSGYVSQVYVHNNSQVKKGDLLYELDPTPFQNKVDAATLALAQAKLSNQQLDAQISAAQANLKTAQLTARNDRVTYDRYQRLSSMQNVSQADLDKVRTTWQTSEQSVTALHASIHNLQIQRGERDDNRNVTLQQQQTTLQEAQLNLGWTKIRAEADGTVSNLQLSPGLYAAAGSAVMAVVNQQTDIVADFREKSLRHTRQGTDAAVVFDAFPGKVFAAKVTSSDAGILAGQEAVNGQLSQPEQSTRWVRDAQRMRIHVALNEPLEKTLPTGARATVQLYNSEGPFARFFSGLQIHLISWLHYVY
- a CDS encoding MarR family winged helix-turn-helix transcriptional regulator, with the translated sequence MTEDELFARRPMGMRMAMVVRQWRSIIDHAITDTGLTQSSWTVLMQLNELGDNVSVSELAEMQGIELPPLMRTLTLLEQQGYLLRSVSPYDKRTRLLTLTDEGRAVLQTLTQVIEDFQTQVSHGIPADDIAKFSDTLNHIACNLRIIRDENNKTE
- a CDS encoding YebF family protein; translated protein: MNTHLIARSLNQPMLSMKKTILVTALFCSLLTAGITAIFMVHEAYPDTTSACRPDLSRKALLRVKDDYLRGRFPHWYREKNTLGTLTPELIFGEVTIEDDDYRVPFVAKGPIKTLARIGFVDCVSMDVEYLAVK
- the trpS gene encoding tryptophan--tRNA ligase; protein product: MNTTHTILTGDRPTGQLHLGHFVGSLRQRVQLQQEHQQFILIADLQGLTDNGSNPQKISHNILEVMADYLAVGIDPERTTICLQSALPALAELTALYMNIVTVARVERNPTVKNEIAQKGFSRALPVGFMAYPISQAADITAFNADLVPVGDDQLPMIEQTNEIVHKMNSLTTTPVLRHCKAQLSDVSRLPGIDGGAKMSKSLGNTLTLSASETEIHQAVSAMYTDPNHLRVADPGQIEGNVVFTYLDALHPDKALVAEMKAHYQRGGLGDRQCKNVLEACLQELLAPIRERRATFIQDKGQLMAMLREGSERAHTLTQQTLHAVKRGLGLPVLF
- a CDS encoding HlyD family secretion protein, which gives rise to MDKIKRHWAWYLISLVVVIAAAAWWMLRPQGLPDGFASSNGRIEATEVDIATKTAGRIERILVSEGQFVRQGDVLAQMDTRVLNEQRLEAAAQIKEAHSAVAAARALLEQRQSEMRATESVVKQRQAELNSTSKRHARSSTLSQRGAVSAQQLDDDRAAAESGRAALESARAQVSAAKAAIEAARTSIIQAQTRVEAAEATERRIMADIDDSTLKAPRDGRVQYRVAEPGEVLAAGGRVLNMVDLADVYMTFFLPTEQAGLLAIGSEARIVLDAAPDLVIPANISFVASVAQFTPKTVETRDERLKLMFRVKVRIPPKLLEKHLEYVKTGLPGMAYVRLDNQQPWPAELAVRLPQ